Part of the Anaerolineae bacterium genome is shown below.
GGGGCAGGTCTTGTGCCTGCCCAGGGCGACCACAAGGATTCGCCCCTACATATTGGGGTATGCCACGGAAAATCCCAAAGAGCCATAAAATATGATGCCACCTACTTTACTTTGAGACAGGCCAAGTGTCAAAATTGTTCCCTTCTATGGGGCTGTTCCAATTTTTAGGCCATCTGGTAGGGACAGGACATTGCCCTGTCCCTACCATCAAAATTTTGGGATGCACCTCTTCTAAAGGTAAGAAAATCACCTTCATCCTCGTCTGTATCATAGAAGGCTGAAAATAGGCAAACTCTATTTGACAGCCAGAGCGGGTTTAGCTATAATCTTGTTCTTGAAATACCCCCCAGGGGTATGTCGTGCAAAAAATAACTTATTGTACTGTATAGTTTATAGAAAAATTAGTAAAAGGAGAACCTACCAATGACAAAACCTATTCACGTTACCGATGCCGAATTTGAAGAGAAAGTATTAAAATCAGCCACGCCGGTGGTAGTTGACTTTTGGGCGCCATGGTGCGGCCCCTGCCAGATGGTGGCCCCTGTTTTAGATGAGTTAGCCAAAGAATATGGCGATCAACTGGTTATTGCCAAAGTGAACACCGACGAAAACGTCCAGTATGCCATTCAGTATGGGGTGCAAGGCATCCCGACCATGCTGTTTGTGAAAGATGGCCAATTGTTTGACCGCGTGGTGGGGGCCATGCCCAAGCCGGCCATTCAACAGCGCATCGAGGCCATGTTGGAGGTTGTGCCCAACTAATGGCCGGCCTGGTGGAGTGGCTCCGCTTGAACTGGGTGCTGCTGGCCTTTATTTTGGGCCTGGTTCTGGCTTTTACGCTGCTGCGCACGCGCCCAACGGAAGGCCTTGAGTCTGTTCAGGCGCTGGAGGGCGTTTTGGCAACCGGCCGGCCGGTAGTGGTTGAATTTTATTCAAACTTCTGAAGCGCCTGCCTGGTGGCCAAACCCATCGTTGATGGGCTGGAGAAGAAGTTAGCCGGTCAGGCCGCGGTGGTGCGGTTGGACGTAATGAGCCAGGCCGGGCGTCAGGCAGCCGCCCGCTACGGGGTGCGAGGTTTGCCCACCCTGGTGGTTGTTGATGGCAACGGCCAGGCGGTGTATAGCCAGGTGGGGCTGGTGCGCCCTGGTCAAGTGGTCGAGCAAATAGATATGATCCTGAAGTCTAACGAGAGGTAATTTCTGATGCCCATTTACGAGTATATTTGCCAGGATTGTGGCGAGAAGTATGAAAAGTTGGTTCGCTCGCTGAAGGCCAAAGTTGAGTTGACCTGCCCCCAGTGTGGCAGCCAGCATGCCAAAAAAGTAATTTCTGTTTTTGGGGCGGCCATTGGCGCGGGTTCCGGCGCAAGCAGCGCCGGCAGCAAGGTTAGCGCGCCGGCGGCAGCCTGCGGGCCGGTGGGTTGACGGATTTAACCAATAAAGAGCCGGGCGCTCTTTGTTAGTTAGCATGAGGAAATATGGAAAATAAGCTTCCGCCTGATTTACGCAATAATCTTTCTCGACGGTTGCAGCGGTTGGAAGGCCAGGTGCGGGGCGTGCGCCGCATGCTGGATGAAGAGCGCGAATGCCAGGATATTTTAACCCAACTGGCCGCCATCCGCGGCGCAACGCAGCAGATTTCGCTGCTGCTGGTTGAAAATTACGCCCTGCATTGCGTTACCGACGCGACCAAAGACCGCGCGTCGGCCAACGAGGCCATTACCAAGTTGGTCAGCACGTTGGGCAAACTGGCTTGACCGTTGCCTTTTTGCGTAAAAAAGGTGATATCGCAAATTTTGTGTAAAAAGTCAATCTCCCCAGAGAGAAATCAGACAATTTACACAACTTTCGGCGTACGACCAAACAAAAGGGGCCGGATGTCAAATTTTTTGTTTAACTTTTGTATTTGTGCCCCAATAGGAGTATTATTACTGTACTGTTACGGACCACATTGTTTGGGATGTGGTTGTTTTCTCCTTTAAGCCCCGGCAATAACGCCGGGGCTTAATTTTTTCCGTAAACACCGCCGGTTGGGTTGAAACGGCCATAAGCCCAAGGCGAAACTAAACACGATAATTGCGCCGCTCCAAGGGGGGTCAGGTTTTGCGCCTGCGGGCCTGGCCGGAAATTATTCGCGCACCACCACCAGCGTGCCGGGGTTATCGGCGGTGGCAGTAATCTGGGTTTGGCCGGGGGGCAGCACGGGGCCGGCCCACTCAAAGAGGGTTTGGGCGTCGCCGGTTTCCAGGTTCACGCAGCCGTGGCTCATCGGTTGGCCAAAATTGCTGTGCCAATAAGTGCCGTGTAAGGCATAGCCTTTGTAAAAATACATCGTATAGGGCACTTCAGGTAGATAATAACCGGGGCCGGTCATGAGCGTAGACACCAATTTCCAATAAATGTGGAATTCGCCCAACACCGTGGGGGTATAGGCCAGGCCGGTGGAGGTGGGGAAGGTTAACACCGGCGCATCGCCTTCCCAGGCAATCACTTGCTGGGTGGTCACATTGACCTCGATCCACTTTTCGCCGGGGTAAGCAGGCTGATGGGCCAACTGCCGGGTATCAACAGACTGCGACAAAAGGGGGTCAACCGGAATGGGCAGTTCAACTTTATCTAAAGATGTGGCCGGGGGGTCAACCGGAACCGGCAACTCCACCCTGTTGGCAAACGAAGCGGGGGTGGGGCCGATCAGCACGGGCGGCGCAATGACGGCGGGCGGGGCTTCTGCCAGGGGAACCGGCGGAACAACGGCGGCTGAAGATTCCGGTTCGGCTGGTGGCGGCGGTGTTTGAGGATCAAGGGTGACAGTTTCAGACTGGGCCATTTTTGGCGCGGCCAGGGTATCGCCATCCGAAACAAAATTGCGGCGAACAGCCGTTGGCGCGGGAACTTCCGCCATTGCGGGAACTTCCGCCATTGCCGGCGCAGCAGGTTCTTGAGTTATGGCCGGGGTGGGCCGGGGCAGCCAGGCGGCCAGCGTATCGGTTGGCACCATAATCAGGGCGCCCAAACCCAGCGCCACCACGCCCAAAAAAGTGCTGGATATCAACAAAATGGTGGAAATGGGGTCAATGGTGCGGCGAGCGCGGTGGGCCAACGCCCCTTTTTTGGCCTGCTCCTGGGTATCATTGGCCAGCAATTTTTTGCGCAGCGACTCGAGGTCGTCCGGGGTAGGTTGGGACTCGGTTTCCTCTCCTGGTTCGGTTGATTGGGCCGATGTTTCGACAGAGGGTGACGGTTGGGTGGGTGTTTCTGCCGGGGTAACAGGTTGAGATTGGGTTTGGGCCTGGAAACCAGGTTGGGATTGGGCCGCCGGGGCGGCTGCTTCCAGGTTCAAACGTTGCCTGGCCCAATGAACCCCCGCTTGGGCGCGCTCATTGTTGGGGTCCAGTTCCAGCACCCGCTCAAGCAAACGCAAACTTTCTTCCGGCGTGGGAATTACATAAGCCAGCCAGAACATGGCCGGCACATTGTGCGGGTCTAACTGAAGTACGGCTGTTAGGTGAACCTGGGCAATATTCTTTTGCCCGGCCCGGGCCGCCTCAATCCCCAGTTGTAATTTCTTTTGAATAGCTACTTCGTCGCTCATATTTTGCCATCTCAATAAGTGCAAATAGTTTAGCACATGTTATGTTAGATTGCAATGAAATCCCTGCTTTTGGGCTAGACCCCTATTTTGAATGTATTTCATTTTGGGGCGAGTTTGGCCCAATTGTCCCAAATTCACCGCAGAGACGCCGAGAACGCAGAGTTTTTTCTCCGCCATCTCTGCGTCTCGGCGGTGAGACATTATTCGCCCCCAAACTGAAATGCTCCTCCATTTTTCCACGCTATCCATAGTTGCGCCAATATGTTATAATTTTTACAGTAGATTCAGGTTTAGGCAATAGGCAAAAAGGTATATCAATAGAATAATGGGATAACGGGTCAATGAACAAAAAATCATTACTTTTATTCCTGTTGGGATTGCTTGTGTTTAGCGGCGTGGCCTGCCCGACCAAATCGCCTTTGGCCCTACCGCCCGACATTCCGCCAGCGGCGTCTACCTCGCTCCCCATTCCTTCCCGGAACAGGGTTTCTGCCAACAACCCCGCCTTTGAGCAAATTGTCAACCTGGGCGTGCCGGTGGGCAATGGGGCCACTCCCTGGCACATTACCCTCAATAGCCAAACCGGGCTGGCCTATATTTTCACCGAAGGGCTGCCCATTTTAAATCAGGGCAACGGCCTGAGCGTTTACGATATTGCCGCAGGCGAATTTGTGGCCCACGTAAAAATCAACCGGGGCAGTCCCGATCCGCTGGATTTGCAGTTTGACCCCCATCCCAGCCTGCTCTATGCCTTGTGGCAAGCCAGTTTTGGCGAAGAACCGCCCACCCTGAGTGTCATCAACACCGAATCGTTGCAAGTGAGCCGAGAAATCCCAAACATTGAAACCTTTGCCGCAGCAGAAGGGCTGCTTTATGCCGTTACCCCGGACGGCCTGACCGTTTGGGCCGTTGATGGCGACACCCTGGCCAAACGTAACCAAACCGCTCTGACCCCCGCCACTCAAAACGGCCCTCTGGCCGTCAATCTCGCTGCCAACCGCCTCTACCTGGCTCGCGCCGCCAACAACGGATGGACTATGGAAATCTTTGAGGCCGACACGCTGGAACCGGCCAATACCTACCTGTCCACCGGCAGTATCGAGAACATCCTGCCCAACCCCACCACCGGCCAGGTGTATGTGGTTGAGGGCGATAACGACATGCGGCGGCTGTATCCTCTTGATCCCGATGGCCGGCCGCTTAACCCACCCGTAACCCTTGGCCCGCGCTATATTGCCAGCGGCATAACCCTCTCCCCAGACGGCCGCCACCTTTACTTTAGCAACGGCGAAATTCGGCCTATGGACCCTGCTCCCAACGACGAGACCGGCCCCGCCTTGATGGGCCTATCCACGGCCAACCTGAGCCAGAGCCAAAAAATCTCGCTGCTCACCAATTTTGACGACCTGGTAATTGACCCCAAAACCAACCAGGCTTTGGCCCTTTATCCCTTTGACGACCTGCTCTACCTGGTCAATCTTGACACCCGGGCCGTAAAAATCATCCCCACGGCCATTGAAATCCGCGATGTGCTGGCCGACCCGGAGGCGGGCCAACTTTTTGTGTCTGACGACGCCAATCGGGTGCGTCGTTTGGATGACGAAACTTTTGCCGTTTTGGCCCAAAGTCAACTGAACCGGGAACGGTACGGTCTGTATTACGGCTTAGGCGATGGTGAGCTGACCCTGGACAAGGCCCGTAATCGGCTCTACGTGAGCGGCTCCCCCGCTTTTGTGCTCCAGGCCGATACGCTGGCCGAAACCGTCCGCTTTGACCCCGGCGGCCAATTTGCCCCCGACCCCGGCGGCGATAAAGTTTACCTGAGCCACTGCGGCGTTACCATTCTCCAGGCCGACACGCTCAGCGGCGATACCCTCCTGCCCGGCAGCGGCCCCCGTAACGACGAGTTTGTGCCCAACCCCTGCGTCAATTACAGCCGGCTTGACAGCCCCAACCAACTACTTTATAGCCTCACGCCCAACGGCACGCCCGGCTCCAATAGCGGCAACTATCTTTACGTGTACGATCTCACCCAACCCGGCCTGATCTATACCGATACCAACATCAGCCTTGCCCAGGCTTTGCCCGACCCCGGCGGCTCGCGCGCGTTTGTGGCTTATGCCCGGCACTCCAACCGGCGTTTGCGCGACCTGGTTGTGTCGGCCAACGGGTCAATGCGTTACGCCCACCAACTCATCGGCGTCGGCGGGAAAATGGGCTATAGTCCGCCCCAAAATCGCCTTTATTTGAGCGATTTCCATCGCTTGCTGGCCCTGAACGGCGACACCCTGGACGTTATCGGCGAGATGCCTTTGCCCCCTGATTATAGTTACTATTTGGCGGAACTGGACCCAATTCACGAGTGCCTTTACCTGGCGGGTTACGACGGCTGGTTGTTGGTCGCCACAGGCAAGGACGGTAGATCGCGGGAGGAGAACTTGGCGGCCCTGCAAGCCGCCACAACTTTGCCGCCCGCCGAGTTCACCCCGCAGGGGGCGATTTTGGCCCTGGCAAGCGCGCCCAACGGCCACCTGTTCGCTCGCATTGCCCCCCGCCCGGATAGTCGTCAAAATCCCCGCCTGTTCCTGTCTACGGATGAAGGCATAACCTGGACCGACCTGGGCCAAACGTTACCCCATTTGCCCGTGCAGGATGTTGCGGTTTCGCCCGCCTATCCTGACGACCAAACCCTTTTGGCCGCGTTGACCGGTTTTGGCGATACCGGCGGCCTTTACCAATCCCCTGACGGTGGGCAAACCTGGAATCCGGCCATGACCGGCCTGCGCGATCTATGGGCCATTCAACTTTTCATTGCGCCGGGCTTTGCCGATGAGGCCGGTCCCCAGCACGAACTTGTGTTTGCCAACACCCAACATGCCGGTTTGCATTATTCCTTTGATGGCGGCCGGCACTGGACGCCGTTGGTTGAGGCCGACCCCAATGATGCTTTTCCGGCCGGGGGAAACTCTGCGGCGGTGGCCATTAATCGCAATGGCGTTGTTTTAGCCGGCCAGATGCTCGCTGAAATGGACGGCCTTTTTCGGACAGAAGTCGAGCCGGATGGTACTTTATCCGCCTGGCAAAAAGTGTTAAACCATTCCCTATCCCGGCTGGCTTTTGCCCCCGCCGGACGGGTGGCCCTGGGCTATGGCGCTGGCCTGTGGCGCTCCGCCGATAGCGGGCGCACCTGGCAGCCCGGCGGCGCAGGGTTAAACAATTTAGACTCGCTCCAGGCCGGCCGTTTTCTTTTCTCGTCCCAGTTTGCCGACGACCGGACCGCGTATCTCTTTTTTATAAACCTCAGCGGCGAAGCCTCTGGCCGCCTGTATCGCTCCGCCGATGGCGGTCAAACCTGGCAGCCCTGGAGCGGGCCGCCCGATGGCAAACGCATCACCGCCGTCACGCTCACGCCTGCGGGCGACTTTCTTTTGGGCGACAGCGGAACCGGCGTGACCAGGGTTTCGCCCGCTGCTTTAAATTGGCTTAAACCAACGCCGCCAACAACCCTTTTTGAAATTGACGATCTGGCCGTTTCGCCCAACTACGGGCAGGACCAAACGCTCTTGGCCATCCATCACCGGCACGGCCTCTTTAAATCCACCGACGGCGGGCAGACCTGGCAATTGACCAACTTCCCGGTGCGCAGTACCTCTTTTAACGGCTACCGGCTGGCCATTTCCCCGGCCTACGCCCAGGATCAGACCATTTACGCGGCCACCGGCTTCAGCCTGCATCGCTCTACGGACGGCGGGCAGACCTGGCAAATTTTCTTGTGGCCGGAGGTCCCCCTTCAGGCCAGCGCCGTCGCGCTCTCGCCTCATTTTGCCGGCGACCACACTCTCCTGGCCGGCGCCCCCACCGCCGTCTTACGCTCAAATGATGGCGGCGACACCTGGCAGGAGGTTTTGGCCCGTCCAGAGGAAGCCGGTCCGGTGAAGGTATTGACCTTTGCCCCGTCCGGCAAGGTGGCTTACGCCTGGTTTGATTATTATCACACCCTTTTTGTCAGCACCGATGGCGGCCAGAATTGGCAGACCCAACCCGGCCAGGCCGGCGAATATTTTTCTGTGGCTGCGGCTGCAACTGCGCCCGATGATAGCCTGACCCTTGCCCCCGAATTCCCCCCGCAACTGTGGCAAATAAACAAATTGGGGCAAGATTGGCGACTCCTCACCGAAACGTTGCCGGAGAGTCTTAGCGAGGTGCAAACCATAGCTTATAATGCGGACGGGGCATTATTGGCCGGCGGCCAACATGGCATTTTTGAAAGCCTGGACAACGGCCAAAGCTGGCAGCCGCGTAATAAGGGCCTGCTCCCTGAACCGCTCATCAACTTTTTGCGCCTGGCAGATTCTCATTGGTTTATCGTATTGCGGGAGGGTAACATTTTTGTTTCTGCGGATGGGGGGAATTCTTGGCGGGAGATATCGGTGGTAAAATGACCCATTAACTGCCGGCTACCGGTAGCCAAGCCGTTATCACAAAAAATAAGGAGTAAAAAAGTACATTGATGCCCTACGAAGCCATTTTATTTGACATGGATGGGGTGATTATTGACACCCAACAATCCGTTACCACCTTCTGGCAACACTTTGCCCAGGTTCACGGCGTGCGGCTCACCCCCGCCGACTTTGAGCAACATATCTACGGTTGTCCCGGCAAGCACACCCTTGACGTGTTTTTTCCCCACTTGCCGGCCCAAGAAAGGCAAGCCGTATTTGACCGGATGGCGGATTACGAAAAGAACCTAACCTACCAAGCCATGGCCGGTGCGCTAACATTTTTACGGACGCTCAAACAAAACCATATCCCTACCGCCCTGGTGACCAGCGGCGCGCAGTGGAAAGTAGACGAGGTTTCCCGCCAGCTTAAGCTCGACGGTTTGTTTTCTGTTTACGTGACCGTAGAAAACGTTCAACGGGGCAAACCCCACCCCGACTGTTATCTGCAAGCGGCCAAATTTTTACAGAAAAAACCGGAGCGGTGTATTGTGTTTGAAGATGCGCTAAGCGGAGTGCAGGCGGCGGTGGCTGCCGGCGCCCTGTGTATTGGGGTGCAAAATTCCAATTTGGGTGAGAATTTATGGCAGGCGGGCGCTTATTACGTAGTGCCCAATTTGGACGCCGTTGACTTACTTATTCCTCAAGATAAGGTGGAGGGTTTACGCTATTTGCAGTTAGGGTCAGAAGGAATTTGTTTATCATTGCAGAGTAAAAAAATTTAGAACAAGGAGGTTTGAAAGCGAAGATGCAAAAAACAATGCAAGCGTTGGTTAAAAAACATGCCAGGCCCGGGCTGTGGCTGGACGAAGTGCCGGTGCCCGACTATGGGATCAATGATGTGCTGATTAAGGTCCACAAAACGTCCATTTGCGGCACCGACGTGCATATTTGGAATTGGGACGCCTGGGCGGAAAAAACCATCCCCGTGCCGATGGTGGTCGGGCACGAGTTTGTAGGCACGGTGGCCGCTATGGGCGGCAACGTGCACGATCTTGAAATTGGGGAGATCGTATCGGGGGAGGGGCACATTGTTTGCGGGCGATGCCGCAATTGCCTGGCCGGCCGCCGCCATCTGTGCAACGCCACCAGGGGGGTGGGGGTCAACCGGCCCGGCGCGTTTGCCGAATATCTGCGTATCCCGGTCACCAACATCTGGCACGCCGACCCCAACATCCCGCTGGATATTTTGAGCATCTTTGACCCCTTTGGCAACGCTACCCACACTACTCTGTCGTTCCCGGTTTTGGGCGAAGATGTGCTTATTACGGGCGCCGGCCCCATTGGCATTATGGCTACGGCCATTGCCAAACACGCGGGCGCCCGTTACGTTGTAACCACCGACATGAATCCCTACCGCCTGGAACTGGCCAAAAAGATGGGGGCTACCGTGGCCCTGAACATCAAAGAAAAAAGCATTGCCGCGGTGCAAAAGGAACTGGGCATGAAAGAGGGCTTTGACGTGGGCCTGGAGATGTCGGGCAGCGGCGCGGCGCTCAAAGATATGCTCGCCAATATGTGTCACGGCGGCAAAATTGCCCTACTGGGTATCCCCACCCAGGAATTGGCCATAGATTGGAACACGGTCATTTTTAATATGCTCACCATCAAGGGCATTTATGGCCGCGAAATGTACGAAACCTGGTACTTGATGCAATCAATGATCCAAACCGGCCTGGACATCAGCCCGGTGATCACCCATAAATTTCACTATACCGAATTTGAACAGGCCTTTGAGGTGATGCGCTCCGGTAATTCGGGCAAGGTGATTATGAATTGGGTGGATGAATAAATTCCCTGTCCTATTTTCTCTCTGAGCGGTGTTTTATTTATGAAAGCGCGGAGGTTGACCATCAATCACCACCAGGAGCCTGGCCAAACCATGCTGTCCGATATCCAATTACTAACGCAGTTGCAGGCCGGCGACGACGCCTCGTTTGAGGCGCTGTTCCGGCGTTATTATCACCGGGTTTACAACATTCTTTACCGTTTGTTGGGAAACCGGGATGATGCCGAGGATGCGGCCCAGCAAGTCTTTCTAAAACTGTATCATTCGCCGCGCCATATCCGCCGGCAAGGCCACGAGCTTAACCTGGCCGGTTGGCTTTACCGGGTGGCGGTCAACACCGGCTACAACAGCCTGCGCCGCCGGCGTCGCCGGCAAGATTGGCAGGAAAGATTTGGCCGGTGGGGGCTGTTTGAGCCGTCGGCCCCGGACCCGGCAGATATTGCCGCCGGCCACGAGGAGCGGGCCAGGGTGCGGCGGGTGTTGGCCCAGATGGACCCCCGCCAGGCCAAGCTCCTGCTGTTACGGCACAGCGGCTTGTCTTATCAAGAATTGGCCGTTGCTTTGAACCTGGCGCCAGGCTCCATTGGCTCTTTGCTCACCCGTGCCGAACGCGCTTTTGCCAAAAAGTACCGGCTGGCCTATCCCCCCCAAGATGAGGAGTGAATCATGCGCATTGATGAAGGAAAGTTACGGGCCTATCTTGACCAGGCGCTTTCTCCCGAAGCGCTGGCAGAGGTAAAACAACAATTGGCCGACTCGCCGGAAGCCCAGGCCGCGCTGGCCCGGTTGAGGGCGGAACGCGATGATTTCACCCCCTATCTGGCCGTTCTGGCCCCTCCCCCGGGGGAGCGGCCTAACGCAGCGCGGGCCTGGCGGCGCTGGCAAAGCCGGCTCGCGGGCCAATCAACTTTATCAACAAACACAGTTATGAGAGAAAGGATAAAAAATATGTTCAGCCAATTTTTTCTGAAACGGTATCAACCGGCGTTGGTCATCCTGGCTATCGTGGCTATTACGACCATTTTGTTCAGTTTTGCCCCGGTCAGGGCTGTGGCCGGGAATTTGCTCAAAATTTTCCGGGTGCAAACCGTCAGAATTTTGCCCGTGGATAGCGAGCATGTCAAATCTCTGGAAAACGACCCCCGCTTCCAGGGCCTGATGGACGAACTTGAGCCGCAGATCAAGGTGCTGACCGACAGCGAGCCGGAGCGGGTG
Proteins encoded:
- the trxA gene encoding thioredoxin, with product MTKPIHVTDAEFEEKVLKSATPVVVDFWAPWCGPCQMVAPVLDELAKEYGDQLVIAKVNTDENVQYAIQYGVQGIPTMLFVKDGQLFDRVVGAMPKPAIQQRIEAMLEVVPN
- a CDS encoding zinc ribbon domain-containing protein, with product MPIYEYICQDCGEKYEKLVRSLKAKVELTCPQCGSQHAKKVISVFGAAIGAGSGASSAGSKVSAPAAACGPVG
- a CDS encoding metal-sensitive transcriptional regulator; amino-acid sequence: MENKLPPDLRNNLSRRLQRLEGQVRGVRRMLDEERECQDILTQLAAIRGATQQISLLLVENYALHCVTDATKDRASANEAITKLVSTLGKLA
- a CDS encoding L,D-transpeptidase family protein, producing MSDEVAIQKKLQLGIEAARAGQKNIAQVHLTAVLQLDPHNVPAMFWLAYVIPTPEESLRLLERVLELDPNNERAQAGVHWARQRLNLEAAAPAAQSQPGFQAQTQSQPVTPAETPTQPSPSVETSAQSTEPGEETESQPTPDDLESLRKKLLANDTQEQAKKGALAHRARRTIDPISTILLISSTFLGVVALGLGALIMVPTDTLAAWLPRPTPAITQEPAAPAMAEVPAMAEVPAPTAVRRNFVSDGDTLAAPKMAQSETVTLDPQTPPPPAEPESSAAVVPPVPLAEAPPAVIAPPVLIGPTPASFANRVELPVPVDPPATSLDKVELPIPVDPLLSQSVDTRQLAHQPAYPGEKWIEVNVTTQQVIAWEGDAPVLTFPTSTGLAYTPTVLGEFHIYWKLVSTLMTGPGYYLPEVPYTMYFYKGYALHGTYWHSNFGQPMSHGCVNLETGDAQTLFEWAGPVLPPGQTQITATADNPGTLVVVRE
- a CDS encoding HAD family phosphatase — translated: MPYEAILFDMDGVIIDTQQSVTTFWQHFAQVHGVRLTPADFEQHIYGCPGKHTLDVFFPHLPAQERQAVFDRMADYEKNLTYQAMAGALTFLRTLKQNHIPTALVTSGAQWKVDEVSRQLKLDGLFSVYVTVENVQRGKPHPDCYLQAAKFLQKKPERCIVFEDALSGVQAAVAAGALCIGVQNSNLGENLWQAGAYYVVPNLDAVDLLIPQDKVEGLRYLQLGSEGICLSLQSKKI
- the tdh gene encoding L-threonine 3-dehydrogenase, translated to MQALVKKHARPGLWLDEVPVPDYGINDVLIKVHKTSICGTDVHIWNWDAWAEKTIPVPMVVGHEFVGTVAAMGGNVHDLEIGEIVSGEGHIVCGRCRNCLAGRRHLCNATRGVGVNRPGAFAEYLRIPVTNIWHADPNIPLDILSIFDPFGNATHTTLSFPVLGEDVLITGAGPIGIMATAIAKHAGARYVVTTDMNPYRLELAKKMGATVALNIKEKSIAAVQKELGMKEGFDVGLEMSGSGAALKDMLANMCHGGKIALLGIPTQELAIDWNTVIFNMLTIKGIYGREMYETWYLMQSMIQTGLDISPVITHKFHYTEFEQAFEVMRSGNSGKVIMNWVDE
- a CDS encoding sigma-70 family RNA polymerase sigma factor, coding for MLSDIQLLTQLQAGDDASFEALFRRYYHRVYNILYRLLGNRDDAEDAAQQVFLKLYHSPRHIRRQGHELNLAGWLYRVAVNTGYNSLRRRRRRQDWQERFGRWGLFEPSAPDPADIAAGHEERARVRRVLAQMDPRQAKLLLLRHSGLSYQELAVALNLAPGSIGSLLTRAERAFAKKYRLAYPPQDEE